In Aedes albopictus strain Foshan chromosome 3, AalbF5, whole genome shotgun sequence, the following are encoded in one genomic region:
- the LOC109402257 gene encoding uncharacterized protein LOC109402257 translates to MKSEKDAEQTETESQGEPDPVIQEDNENEEADISYEEINDETIAFIQLLESFKVSIEVINKFLANGYDVESLKVIERREIEELLCEPFLGDRTKIIHGLNVWRKSQNLQPVSSPLKLVQNLPQPKDQPETKQREMFSAKFLINKSAKGKQILETYKLSRILTKSQKRMITHIVIDEFKDVFGKLTHIELLSRADELGDLFPTESKESWYQPTFALVAGKKTRLGHLPKGCLYDRNCNYTALQASQQKSNDSENITPPCSPYDADWVEYQQAKTWIRHHEDEWPAVMQKWASTSVIRLYEISKLDKPTCELVLDLFPTLRKPEGYQLGRIDFDTKFPTKSAALFAKWNVLISSLKPIFVADVTDKAGKAILSLLERDLNEDCRDVAYSMLLPYILPCSVLTLLNKSKWKPSYIENRNSFVFWVQNITDLQSKVKAHHISRSENRGMLPCPLVVVVGPELTQLNTFIISFGDAFYRLPTFLKALDVCYKLHKVYNLPFAKECAGSWNLINHVIYDFPLENSCRAKILSIINVINTGS, encoded by the exons ATGAAATCTGAAAAAGATGCAGAACAGACTGAAACTGAGTCCCAAGGGGAACCAGATCCAGTCATACAAGAAGACAACGAAAACGAAGAGGCGGATATATCATACGAAGAAATAAATGACGAAACCATTGCTTTCATACAATTGCTGGAATCATTTAAGGTGTCGATTGAAGTGATCAACAAGTTTCTTG CAAACGGATATGACGTAGAATCTCTCAAAGTTATCGAACGACGAGAAATCGAGGAGCTCCTTTGTGAACCATTCCTTGGAGATAGGACAAAAATTATTCATGGATTGAATGTGTGGCGAAAATCACAG AACCTGCAACCCGTTTCGTCTCCActgaaactcgttcaaaatctcCCTCAGCCTAAGGATCAACCAGAGACCAAGCAACGGGAAATGTTTTCAGCGAAATTCCTGATCAATAAATCCGCCAAAGGGAAACAAATTCTTGAAACCTATAAGTTATCGCGTATTCTCACAAAATCACAAAAGAGAATGATAACGCATATCGTCATCGACGAATTTAAAGACGTTTTTGGTAAACTAACACATATCGAACTTCTGAGTCGAGCCGACGAGTTGGGCGATCTTTTTCCAACTGAATCAAAG GAGTCTTGGTACCAGCCAACATTCGCACTTGTTGCCGGAAAGAAAACGAGACTGGGACATTTGCCAAAGGGCTGCCTTTATGACCGGAACTGCAACTACACTGCTCTCCAAGCGTCGCAACAGAAATCAAACGATAGTGAGAATATTACACCGCCATGTTCGCCTTACGATGCTGATT GGGTTGAGTACCAGCAAGCGAAGACATGGATTAGGCACCATGAAGACGAATGGCCCGCAGTTATGCAGAAATGGGCATCAACAAGCGTTATTCGCTTGTACGAAATCTCTAAACTGGATAAACCGACTTGTGAACTGGTTTTGGATTTATTTCCGACACTGCGCAAACCCGAAGGATATCAACTCGGCCGAATCGATTTCGACACAAAGTTCCCAACGAAAAGCGCCGCATTATTTGCAAAATGGAATGTACTCATCTCATCGCTCAAGCCTATTTTCGTTGCTGATGTGACGGACAAAGCCGGCAAAGCAATTCTCAGCCTACTGGAACGTGATCTTAATGAAG ATTGCCGTGATGTTGCTTACTCGATGTTGCTTCCATACATTTTGCCGTGCTCTGTACTCACTCTCTTAAACAAATCAAAGTGGAAACCTAGTTATATCGAGAACCGGAATAGCTTTGTTTTCTGGGTACAGAACATAACAGATCTACAATCGAAAGTTAAAGCTCACCATATCTCGCGCTCTGAGAATAGAGGAATGTTACCATGTCCGCTTGTGGTCGTCGTTGGTCCAGAACTCACCCAGCTGAACACCTTCATCATATCCTTCGGTGACGCATTCTACCGCCTTCCCACCTTCCTGAAAGCGTTGGATGTGTGCTATAAACTCCACAAAGTCTACAACCTACCTTTCGCGAAGGAATGTGCAGGATCATGGAACCTAATCAACCACGTTATCTACGACTTCCCGCTGGAAAATTCTTGTCGTGCGAAAATTCTTTCGATCATTAATGTGATCAACACCGGAAGTTAA
- the LOC115266718 gene encoding uncharacterized protein LOC115266718 isoform X1, with translation MINCPSADCPWKGISIEQYYRHVQRMHEPLNGYMCIEKCGRLFTSITSLRKHTLSCREKYNSNIECNTERTINHFEQLHEPCHPAEIHVENEINSREKDNEEINIENKCVVVSDTVKLVAVEAKQLSTNMTLKWLSENGLARKVAFEINRDIKQNIVDPLSSVIHDLQLKGAMTNECEQMLTTMLESFDCTSEYKCIQQLKRDGLYEDPTYFHVNEEQMSLSADPLSERIFEQIHGVLMPVKFMLRTYLQTEGVFNTVINSLKLSNDGLIRSLIDGSIWQERTREMCCRTVIPINIYFDDFTTSDTSSCHSKSTSICAVYLNIPSMPAYLQGKLSNILTVGFIKSQDRKKMNNDKTLHRLIELLIELETKGITVSIDGEEQRVFFVLGFIVGDNLGVNGILDYVESFRANFFCRVCKRRRIQTETDAKEHSEVFRSPMSYDHDVRLGIVSETGIKASSPFNKIPSYHVTHNFVFDIMHDIFEGVGIYDLQHMLYYFVYIRKYFSVSDFNERKNNFVYGNQNSDNIIHDIQDHHLKMKRIKCTANEMKTLIIFLPLIIGPLIPENDEVWQLACSLVKIVHIVLLRDVPYELVKELRSVIEFHHTQYVKLFQDSLKPKHHNLVHYPTAILKGGALRQHWCMRFEAKHREPKAYCKVNSNRINMCSSIAVKSNFKFAYNCMNKNFVFPKIQYDETQIYLNQCRTLYLKNSNCNLNNIDMEAVKFLKSFVKCETVYNRGSIFNVVSKATVNIYKILEIFLNNNNAILLLCEQFEVVKFNTHLQSFELNAKTTTVIVDNIENCESQQINLHDVNNTMYLRLCNYYKV, from the exons ATGATCAACTGTCCATCAGCAGACTGCCCTTGGAAGGGCATTTCCATCGAGCAATATTACCGCCACGTTCAACGGATGCACGAGCCTTTAAACGGATACATGTGTATTGAAAAGTGTGGCCGTTTATTTACATCGATCACAAGTCTTCGAAAACATACATTGTCCTGTAGAGAAAAATATAATTCTAATATTGAGTGTAATACAGAGAGAACAATCAATCACTTTGAGCAGTTACATGAACCCTGTCATCCAGCGGAAATCCATGTGGAAAATGAAATTAACAGTAGAGAAAAGGATAACGAGGAAATCAACATCGAAAATAAATGTGTAGTCGTTAGTGATACTGTGAAATTAGTAGCTGTTGAAGCAAAACAACTAAGCACCAACATGACATTGAAATGGCTGAGCGAAAATGGACTCGCCAGGAAGGTTGCTTTTGAGATCAATAGAGACATTAAGCAAAATATTGTCGACCCACTAAGCTCagtaattcatgatttacaactCAAGGGAGCTATGACGAATGAGTGTGAACAGATGCTCACCACCATGCTTGAAAGCTTCGATTGCACATCTGAGTACAAATGTATACAGCAGCTGAAAAGAGATGGTTTGTACGAAGATCCAACGTATTTCCACGTCAATGAGGAGCAAATGTCATTGTCCGCCGATCCACTTTCCGAAAGG atttttgagcaaatTCACGGTGTATTGATGCCCGTAAAGTTCATGCTGCGAACATACTTGCAAACTGAGGGTGTATTCAATACGGTTATCAATAGTCTGAAGCTGTCGAACGATGGACTGATACGCTCCCTTATTGATGGTTCAATTTGGCAGGAACGAACAAGAGAAATGTGTTGCAGAACCGTGATCCCGATAAACATATATTTTGACGATTTTACCACTAGTGATACATCTTCTTGTCATTCAAAATCCACTTCTATTTGTGCCGTATATTTAAATATACCAAGTATGCCAGCTTATCTACAAGgaaaattgagtaatattttgACCGTAGGGTTCATCAAAAGTCAAGATAGGAAAAAAATGAACAATGACAAAACTCTGCACAGATTGATTGAATTGTTAATTGAACTGGAGACCAAAGGCATTACTGTTAGCATTGATGGAGAAGAGCAAAGAGTGTTTTTTGTTCTCGGATTTATTGTTGGTGATAATTTAGGCGTGAATGGGATTCTGGATTATGTAGAAAGCTTCCGAGCTAACTTTTTTTGTAGAGTATGTAAAAGAAGGCGGATTCAGACGGAGACAGATGCCAAAGAGCACTCGGAAGTTTTTCGCTCGCCCATGAGCTATGATCATGACGTTCGACTAGGTATTGTTTCAGAAACAGGCATCAAAGCTTCGAGTCCTTTCAATAAAATTCCTTCCTACCATGTAACACATAATTTCGTGTTCGATATTATGCATGATATATTCGAAGGAGTTGGAATCTATGATTTGCAACACATGCTATACTATTTTGTTTACATTAGAAAATACTTTAGCGTAAGTGACTTCAACGAGAGAAAAAATAACTTTGTCTATGGAAATCAAAACTCAGATAACATAATCCACGACATTCAAGATCATCATTTGAAAATGAAGAGGATAAAATGCACCGCTAATGAAATGAAAACGTTGATCATTTTTCTTCCATTAATTATTGGCCCTCTAATACCAGAAAATGATGAAGTTTGGCAGCTGGCATGTAGTCTTGTGAAAATCGTGCATATTGTATTATTGCGAGATGTACCTTATGAGTTAGTGAAAGAACTGAGATCAGTTATCGAGTTTCATCATACGCAATATGTCAAATTGTTTCAAGATTCTCTTAAACCGAAACATCATAACCTAGTACACTATCCCACCGCGATTTTAAAAGGTGGCGCTCTTAGACAACATTGGTGCATGAGATTTGAAGCCAAGCACCGAGAGCCTAAAGCATACTGTAAAGTTAATAGTAATCGTATTAACATGTGCTCATCTATTGCTGTTAAATCAAACTTCAAATTTGCGTATAATTGTATGAACAAAAACTtcgtttttccaaaaattcaataCGATGAAACACAGATTTACTTGAATCAATGCCGGACTCTATATCTCAAAAACAGTAATTGTAATTTAAACAACATCGACATGGAAgctgtaaaatttctgaaaagttttgtAAAATGTGAAACTGTGTATAATAGAGGATCGATTTTCAATGTTGTTTCGAAGGCCACGGTCAACATTTATAAAATATTAGAAATTTTTCTTAACAACAATAATGCCATATTGCTTTTATGTGAACAGTTTGAAGTGGTTAAGTTTAACACACATTTGCAGTCGTTTGAATTAAATGCGAAAACCACAACAGTGATAGTAGATAATATAGAAAACTGCGAGTCACAACAAATCAATTTACATGATGTTAATAATACTATGTATTTGCGACTATGTAATTATTACAAAGTGTGA
- the LOC115266718 gene encoding uncharacterized protein LOC115266718 isoform X2, whose translation MINCPSADCPWKGISIEQYYRHVQRMHEPLNGYMCIEKCGRLFTSITSLRKHTLSCREKYNSNIECNTERTINHFEQLHEPCHPAEIHVENEINSREKDNEEINIENKCVVVSDTVKLVAVEAKQLSTNMTLKWLSENGLARKVAFEINRDIKQNIVDPLSSVIHDLQLKGAMTNECEQMLTTMLESFDCTSEYKCIQQLKRDGLYEDPTYFHVNEEQMSLSADPLSERVIIQLYNKLKLRFELNVYAFLLIYRFLSKFTVY comes from the coding sequence ATGATCAACTGTCCATCAGCAGACTGCCCTTGGAAGGGCATTTCCATCGAGCAATATTACCGCCACGTTCAACGGATGCACGAGCCTTTAAACGGATACATGTGTATTGAAAAGTGTGGCCGTTTATTTACATCGATCACAAGTCTTCGAAAACATACATTGTCCTGTAGAGAAAAATATAATTCTAATATTGAGTGTAATACAGAGAGAACAATCAATCACTTTGAGCAGTTACATGAACCCTGTCATCCAGCGGAAATCCATGTGGAAAATGAAATTAACAGTAGAGAAAAGGATAACGAGGAAATCAACATCGAAAATAAATGTGTAGTCGTTAGTGATACTGTGAAATTAGTAGCTGTTGAAGCAAAACAACTAAGCACCAACATGACATTGAAATGGCTGAGCGAAAATGGACTCGCCAGGAAGGTTGCTTTTGAGATCAATAGAGACATTAAGCAAAATATTGTCGACCCACTAAGCTCagtaattcatgatttacaactCAAGGGAGCTATGACGAATGAGTGTGAACAGATGCTCACCACCATGCTTGAAAGCTTCGATTGCACATCTGAGTACAAATGTATACAGCAGCTGAAAAGAGATGGTTTGTACGAAGATCCAACGTATTTCCACGTCAATGAGGAGCAAATGTCATTGTCCGCCGATCCACTTTCCGAAAGGGTAATAATACAGTTATACAACAAATTAAAGTTAAGATTCGAATTGAATGTTTATGCTTTTCTTCTCatttacagatttttgagcaaatTCACGGTGTATTGA